The Tistrella mobilis genome includes a window with the following:
- a CDS encoding cupin domain-containing protein: protein MTGSPAVDLPAVLRAGLLDPAARAALDWQPFRPGVEAHWLHRSPDGGPAAALLRYAPGSEVPRHAHIGRETILILDGRQSDDAGTYETGTLVVNDPGTEHKVRSDTGCTALLIWERAPRLYEGT, encoded by the coding sequence ATGACCGGATCTCCTGCCGTCGATCTTCCCGCCGTGCTCCGCGCCGGCCTGCTCGACCCCGCCGCCCGCGCGGCGCTGGACTGGCAGCCCTTCCGCCCGGGTGTCGAGGCCCACTGGCTGCACCGCAGCCCCGATGGCGGCCCGGCGGCGGCGTTGCTGCGCTATGCCCCCGGATCCGAGGTGCCGCGCCACGCCCATATCGGCCGCGAGACCATCCTGATCCTCGACGGCCGCCAGAGCGACGATGCCGGCACCTACGAGACCGGCACGCTGGTGGTCAACGACCCCGGCACGGAACACAAGGTGCGCAGCGACACCGGCTGCACCGCCCTGCTGATCTGGGAACGCGCGCCGCGGCTTTACGAGGGCACCTGA